A portion of the Gossypium arboreum isolate Shixiya-1 chromosome 8, ASM2569848v2, whole genome shotgun sequence genome contains these proteins:
- the LOC108467397 gene encoding profilin gives MSWQAYVDDHLMCEIEGNHLSAAAIIGQDGSVWAQSASFPQLKPEEISAIMNDFNEPGSLAPTGLHLGGTKYMVIQGEPGAVIRGKKGPGGVTVKKTNMALIIGIYDEPMTPGQCNMIVERLGDYLLEQGL, from the exons atgTCGTGGCAAGCTTATGTAGATGATCACTTGATGTGTGAAATCGAAGGAAACCATCTCTCTGCCGCCGCTATCATCGGCCAGGACGGCAGCGTTTGGGCCCAAAGCGCCAGTTTCCCTCAG CTCAAGCCTGAAGAAATTAGTGCCATCATGAATGACTTTAATGAACCGGGTTCACTCGCTCCGACTGGGTTGCACCTCGGTGGCACAAAATACATGGTGATCCAAGGCGAACCGGGAGCTGTTATCCGAGGGAAGAAG ggACCCGGAGGTGTTACTGTTAAGAAGACCAATATGGCCTTGATTATCGGAATCTATGATGAACCAATGACACCCGGCCAATGCAACATGATCGTCGAGAGGCTCGGCGATTATCTCCTCGAACAGGGTTTATGA